The sequence TCGACGATATCGTTAAAGCCAGCAGAAAAAAGAGAGTTGATTTTCTTCGTTTTTTTGGATAGGAAGAACATAACAGGAAGAAAAACTTTCTTAAAGTTCAGAGTAAAAAACGCAAATACCGATGAAACCATCGAAACGGTAGAAGCAAGCTTCTTTTCTAATTATTAAAAATGTAAAAGCTATGAGAATCAGTTGGGGATATAAAATAGCGCTGTTGCTCGGAGGCTTTATTGCCTTTATGAGCTACTTGGTGTTTATTTGTGTAGCACAAGACGATATTCATTTGGTGGATAAAAACTACTATAAAGAAGAGCTGGCATATCAGGCACGTATAGATGCCATTACACGTACAAGGGCACTGGAACAGCAGCCTGTGGTGGAGTACCACAAGACGGCGAAGAAGTTGTATATAAAGTTGCCATATAGCGGTATTCAGGAAGGGAAAATTAAGCTCTATCGCCCATCGGATGCGCGCCTCGATAAAGAAGTACCTATTCGACAAGACCAGCAGGAATATGAGCTGGATATGTCTGGGCTTTTGCCCGGCTACTGGGAAGTAAAAATGCAGTGGAGCATGGATGGACAGTCTTACTACATGGAGCAAAAACTGCATTTGTAGCATTATGATAAAGATAGGAGTTGTCTTATTGGCTTTGGGCGGAGCTTTTCACTGTGTAGGCATGTGCTCTCCCTTGATTGCTGCCTTGCATGCCGGGCGTTCTCGTAGCTGGCAGTTGCTGTATCATGGCGGGCGCATTTTTGCCTATCTTTTGTTGGGGCTTTTGCTGGGTAGTATCGGGATGGGCGGAGCTCTGTTTCTTACTCAACAGCAGTTGTCTGTTTTGTCAGGGGCTTTGTTGTTGGTTTATGTTTGGATAGAGTGGCGGGGGGCAAATAAAGCTGGCTTTCGATTGGCAAACTTCTTCCGAGAATTGGGGCAACGATACAACAAACAAGGAGGTGGCTTTTTTCTTGGAATTGCTAATGGTTTGTTGCCTTGTGGACTAGTTTATGGAGCAGCCTTCTTGTCGATGGCAGAAGGGGATATGGTCCGGGCAGTAAGCAATATGTTTATTTTTGGTTTGATTACTACGATTTTATTGCTGGGAGCGCATCGTTTGTGGCATTGGTTGTTGCAACGTTTTAAGCAGTTAGGGAGTGGAGTGCTTTTGCAGCGCTTCATGATGGTGGTATTGGCTGTTTTTTTAATAGTCAGAGGGCTGGGGCAAGGCGGATGGTGGAGCCCCGCCATTCAGATGAATGCCAATGCACAGCCCGTAGTAGAGTGCAAGTAAGCTAAAGCAAAGAAGCGACCCCAAAAAGGTCGCTTCTTTGCTTGTTGCGTGGCTGCGTCAGGAATCGAACCTGAATCTTGGGTTCCGGAGACCCACGTACTATCCATTGTACTACGCAGCCATTTGTGCAGCAAAAATAAAGCATTCCGGCTATATGTACAAGCTTTTTGCAGGCTTTATACTTCCAGCCACCCGGCGTAGGCTCCCCATACATATACTACATAGATAACTATGAGGGTGTAACCCAGCAGGCGGGTAGCATGGAAACGGGTGAGAACAAAAGCTAAGAGAACCAAAAGCAGAGAGGCGAACAACAGTATCACCGAGGAAGTGATGTTGGCGCTGCCTATACCACTGATGTCGCCATGCATGAGGGTATATATGAGTACGGGTAGCCCAAGGCTCATGAGTATGTCAAAAATATTGCTACCAATGGCATTGGCAATCGCCATATCGCCCCGACCCTGCTTAGCTACAATATAGGAAGAGATGATTTCGGGCATAGAGGTGCCACCTGCAAGAATCGTCAGGGCGATGATTTCAGTAGGAATACCTATTTGTAATGCCAATCGTTCGGCAGCCATCACCATCCAGTAAGAGGCAAGTGCTATGAATCCGAGGCACAATATAAAGACGGGGTAAGTCCATTGGGAGGATTTCGCAGGGTCGGGTATGATACGTATCAACAAACGTAGTGGGGCTGTTACTATGTCTATTGTCTTACGCAGGAGACCTCTCCGAGGCAAAACATCTTCTATGGCATATTCTTCTTTTATATAACTTTCGTTTTCAGCTGCTTTGCTTTCATTGTCAATATATCGCATCCATAGATTGAGAAATGTCAGATAAAGGATGTAGCAGCCGACCAATATTGCTCCCTCGAGCAGTGTTAATTTGTTGTCTTGAACAAAAACAAGCAGCAAGATGACAGAAAAGGCATAGAAGGCGCTGTCGCGTAAAATGGGCTTCCAGCTTAGTTTGCTTCTGTTGGCTATGCATGCAAAGCCAATGACTACCAATATTTGAAAAATAGCGGAACCTACAATGGTACCTACGCCCGTGGCGGGGTGTGCTTCAGCAAGAAATAGGGCAAAAAGGGCAGTAGCTATTTCCGGGGCACTGGTGCCAAAAGCCAAGAGGGTAGCACCGGATACACTTTCCGATAACTTTAGGCGCGCAGCAATGTTGTCAAGGCTCTTAATGAAAAGTACGTCCACGATTTCTGACATGAAATAAAAAGAAAAAAGGATGATGGCTACATCTCTAAGAATCTCCATAGGTGTGTATTTTGGGAAATAAAAACACTATGCTTACACGATATAATATAGAAAAAAAGTTTTCCCTAACATTGTTTTACTCACTTAAATGCACGATAAATTGCTTGATTGAGTAAATAACCAGCTTCTTTTATCTCTTCTTCTGTGATGGTAAGAGGAGGAGCAATGCGTATGGATTGGTTGTTGAATAAAAACCAATCTACAATGATGCCTGACTGAAGAGCGTGTTGAATGGTCTTTTGTAGTTTTTCCCATGAGCCTATATCTACTGCCATCATAAGTCCTTTTCGTCGGATTTCTCTGATATGCGGGTTGTTGCTTAGTAGGTCTTCTATGAGTTGCCCTTTGGCTTCTACTTCTGGCAGTACTTCTTTGATGATATGAAAAGCCGCCAAGCCAGCAGCACAACTTAAAGGGTGTCCTCCAAAGGTAGTGATGTGTCCCAATATAGGGTCGTGTGATAAAGTGTGCATAATTTCCTGTGGCGCTATAAATGCACCTAAAGGTAAGCCGCCCCCTAAGCTTTTGGCAGAGAGTAGGATATCAGGTGCTACTTCGTAATGCTCCAGCGCCCACCAAGTGCCTGTGCGTCCCATGCCGGTTTGTATTTCATCGAAAATAAGGAGTGTTCCCGTTTCTGTGCAGCGCTTGCGCAGTTGTTGCATCCATGTTTTGCTTGGAATCTGTATACCACACTCCGCACGGACTGGCTCGATGATGATGGCTGCGGTTTTTTGTGTTATTTTTTCTAAATCACTTTGACTTTCAATGTTAATATATTTCACAAAAGGCAATAAAGGACGAAACGCCCGCTTATATGTTTCACTACTCTGTAGGGACAGTGCACCATGCGTAGAACCATGATAAGCATTCTTAACAGCAATGATTTCATACCTGCCAGTATATCGTTTTGCCAACTTCATAGCGCCTTCTACTGCCTCGGCTCCGGAGTTGGTAAAATAAACTGTATTCAAAGCAGGGGGGAGGGTAGAGGTGAGTGCCTGTGCAAAACACACTTGCGGCGCCTGCACATACTCGCCATATACCATTGTGTGGAGATATTTTTGTGCTTGTTCGCAAATAGCCTTCACGACTGCCGGATGTCCATGCCCCACATTACTTACAGCAATGCCAGAAATCAGGTCTATATATTTTTTACCATCTGTATCGTAGAGGTAAATGCCTTCGGCACGTTCTATTTCCAACATAAGCGGTGCAGGGCTTGTTTGAGCAAGGTGCTGAAGAAACAATGCCCGGTAGTTGGCTATGTGTTTCATGTTTCTTTTGGGTTGTTTTTGCAAAGTAAAGAAAAAGCCCTCACTCTATCGGCATGAGGGCTTCAGGCTTTGTAGCTGCATAAACATGTTTATCAAGGCGATAGGCGGGCGATATGCCACACACCATTTTCTAAATGATAGCAAATGCGGTCATGCAGACGGTTGGGACGCCCCTGCCAAAATTCAAAATAGTCTGCTTCCACAGCATAACCACCCCAGTAAGGAGGGCGTGGTATCATATCTGCCCCCTCGTATTGTTTGCTCACTTCTTCCATACGAGCTTCAAGGAACTGACGCCCTGGTATCTCTTCGCTTTGCATAGATACCCAAGCGCCAATCTGCGAGCCTCGTGGACGGCTGTGAAAGTATTCGTCGGAAGCTGCTTCCGATAGCTTCGACACTTTCCCTTCTATGCGCACTTGGCGCTCCAGTTCAGCCCAAAAGAAAGTGAGTGCAATCCAAGGGTGTTTAGCCAATTCTTTGCCTTTATTGCTCATGTAATTGGTGAAGAAGATGAATCGGCTGTCTTCCACACCTTTTAATAATACAACGCGTCCTTTGGGGCGCCCGTCTAAGCCGATAGTGGAGGCATGCATGGCATTCGGTTCGAGCACTTCCGAACGGAGGGCTTCCTCAAACCATTGCAAAAACTGTTTGACTGGGTCTTTATGTACTTCGTGCTCGGACAATGCTCGACTGCTGTATTCTCGTCTGATTGAAGCTATTTTATCCATAATTATTAACTTTGCGTTAAAATTGCTAAATTTAACAGGCATATAAAAGGGATTTCGTCATTTAAAAAACGGAGCATATGAACTACGAAGAGAAAAGCCCGAAAATGGAGCAAGCGGCTCAAGAAGCCCCTCAAAGTCAAGAGGATGTGTTGACTAATCAAACAGAGAACCAAGAGGTGGAAGAAGAAATGGAAGAAGAGGTAAGCCACGAAGAGGACGAGCTGCCGGAAGAAGATTATTCCACCTACTCAAAAGATGAGCTTTATGAAGCGCTGCGCGCAGCTCATCCGGTCAATAAACTATCGAAAGAAGAAGTAGAGCAATATTACCGTCTACTTACCAAAATAGAACCCTTCTTCAAGTCCATCGTGCAAGATGAGCGCGAGCAGGCGCTAGAAAAATTCCTCGCCGACGGTGGAGAGGCTGATGGGTTCGAATACCGTCCGGACGAAAAAACCAAACGTTTCTTTGAAATAGCCAAAGCGTTGCGCCAACGCCGGCAAGCCATACGGCAAGAACTGCAGGAAGCACTGCGAAACAACCTGAAGCGCAAGCAAGAAATACTTGAAGCGCTGCGCCACATAGTAGAAAGCATAGAGACGGAAGAAACCATACGACATGTAAAACACTTGCAGGCTGAGTGGCGAAAAACCGGACCAGTGCCTAAGCGTTTTGCGCGCGATTTGTGGGCGCGATACAACGCGCTCATCGACATGTTTTACAATAACTTATCAATCTTCCACGAACTGAAAGAGCTGGATAGAAAGAAAAATCTGGAAGCTAAGGAAGAGATATGTGCCAAAATAGAGGCGTTGGTGGAGTTGCCTGTCCGTGAGGCTTTCCGTCAGCTGAAAGTACTTCAGCAGGAATATCGCCATGTGGGACCGGTACCGCAAGAAGCAAAAGCTGCTATTTGGGAGCGCTACAAAAAGGCAGTAAATGCCATTTATGAAAAACGACGCCGTGAAGACGAGTTATTCAAACAGCAGTTGCAAGAAAATCTTGCCAAGAAGAAAGCGCTGGTTGAAAAGCTTGCACCTTTTGCCGAATTTGACTCCGACCGTATCAAAGAATGGAATGCTAAAACAGATGAAATCAAAGCCATTCAGCAGGAATGGGAGGCAGTAGGACCAGTGCCTCAAGAAGAAGGCAAGGAGGTATCGAAGGCGTTCTGGAGTAAATTCAAACAATTCTTCAAGCGCAAAGGGGAGTTCTTCCAAAAACTGGATGCCGAGCGTCAAGAGCATCTTTTGAAAAAACAAGACCTTTTTGAGCAAGCGAAAGCCATTGTAGAGGGAGCCACCGAAGAAACCATAGAAGAAGCAGCTAAAAAACTGAAGAAACTGCAAGATGAGTGGCGCAAGATAGGCAGTGTACCCGAGAAAGCCCGTAAAAAGATAGAAGAGGGCTTCCGCAAGCTCATGAATGAGTTCTTCGATAAGCGAAGAGCCCTGCATAACAAAAAAGAAGAGGTTTTTGTAGAGAACCTTCAAAAGAAAGAGGCACTCATAGAGCAAATTAAGGCACGCACAGAGGAAGCATTAGCGGAAGTAAATCCGGAAGAAGAAATAGAGCAATGGATAGAAGCATGGGTTGCTATAGGACATGTGCCGCACAAGGATATCTCTCGCATCCAAAATGCTTTCATCAAAGCAATGCATGAGCTGGTATTGCGCTTCCCCGGCTTGGATGAAGAAAGACGCGAAGAACTTGATTTATCTATCACTATACGTCTTGCCAAACACAAAGCAGGCGGTGAACGTAAGCTGCACCAAAAGCGTAATCAAATCGCACAAAAGATACGCAGTATACGTGAGGAAATAGACACCTTGCGTAATAACATTGAGTTTTTTGGTGATTCGCCCGAAGCCGCCAAGATGCGCGAAGCCTACGAAGAGCGCATTGCCAAAGCGCAAGAGCAACTTCATGTGCTCGAGAAGAAGCTGGAGCTGATAAACAGTATTTAGTTCAATGAATACACCAAGCAAGAGAGACCGAGCATTTGGTCTCTCTTTTTGTTTATTTTCCTCTTATTTCCATGCAATATTTTTTATCTAAGTAACTTTGCTAAATCCAGATACTTAGAGGCTTAGATGCCCGACTTCCAGCATAAGCGATACCATCAAAGCAAAGTATGTTGGGAGCAATTACTTCAAACACACTTCAAACAAACAATATCATGCCTCTCTTTGATGACGAGTGGATATGGCACTTACTTGTGTTTGTAACGACCATAGCAAGAAAGTCAAAAGTATGCTGCAATAAATTATAGAAATTATCTGTCAAAGATGTTTACATGTGTACTATACAACTAAATAAAAAGTATAACTTTTGCCCATATTTTTACGTTTGCTTAACTAAATTAGATATTTGAACATGAAACTACTTTTGAAAAAAAATATAAACATACTGTTAACTTGTATTCTATTGGCGGGGACGAGTGCTTGTGCCAAGCGGTGTCAAGTGAGCGGTTGCATGATTGTTGACGATCACACGCACTTCTTTGGTGCGGAAAATGCTAAAGATGGTAGCTTGGTTGATCGGTCAAAGGTGAATACCAAAGATTTGAAAGTTTATAGTGGCACCGTTTGGTGGCGGAGGATATTCAAAAAAAGCTATAGAACCGACGAAGGAAAACGCTACAAAGTGTTTGATAAAGAAAAAAACACGGGTTTGGATAAGCATCAGATAAACAAAATATCGCTGCAAAAACAGAAGGGAGGTTTCGATAAGTAAGAAGTACCTTACCCAACAAAAGGGCTGTTTTGATAGGAGAAACAGCCCTTTTTTCGTATCTTGCCCCGGCTATGACCGTTTTCAATAGGACTTATGAAAAGTAGTATTTCTATGAATGAGCAACCCAATGTTATTCCTATCAATATAGAAGATGAAATGCGCACGGCTTACATCGACTACTCTATGTCGGTGATTGTGTCGCGTGCCTTACCCGATGTGCGTGATGGACTTAAACCAGTGCACCGCCGTGTATTATATGGCATGGCAGAACTGGGCTTGTACCATAACAAACCCTACAAAAAGTCTGCGCGTATTGTGGGAGAAGTACTGGGTAAGTATCACCCGCATGGCGATGCCTCGGTCTATGACACTATGGTACGTATGGCTCAGGAGTGGTCTTTGCGCTACCCTTTAGTGGATGGTCAAGGTAACTTTGGCTCTATAGATGGAGACTCGCCAGCTGCTATGCGTTACACCGAAGCACGGCTAAAACGCATAGCAGAGGAGCTTTTGGCTGACATCAACAAAGATACGGTTGACTTTCAGCCCAATTTCGACGATTCCTTGCAAGAGCCCACTGTCTTGCCTGCCAAAATACCTAACCTGCTCATGAATGGTGCATCTGGTATTGCCGTTGGTATGGCTACCAACATGGCACCACACAACCTTACAGAATTGGTTCATGGTATTTTAGCTTACATAGATAACCCCGATATTACCATTGAAGAGCTGATGCAACATATTCCCGCTCCTGACTTCCCTACGGGTGGTATCATTTATGGTTATAAAGGAGTGAAATCAGCCTATAAAACAGGTAAGGGGCGTGTGGTGATTCGTGGGCGTGCCGAAGTGGAAGAAACCAAAAACGGAAAGCAGCAAATCGTCGTTACAGAAATTCCCTATATGGTCAATAAAGCCTCTATGATTGAAAAGACGGCGGAGCTTATCAATGAAAAAGTAATTGAGGGAATTTCAGATTTGCGCGATGAATCGGACCGACAAGGTTTGCGTATTGTTTATGAATTAAAACAAGGGGCTATTCCGCAAGTGGTACTTAATAACTTATATAAACACACCCAACTTCAGTCTTCGTTTAGCATCAACAACGTGGCTTTAGTAAAAGGGCGCCCCGTAGTGCTTAATCTCAAAGATTTGATTTATCACTTTGTGGAACATAGACATGAAGTGGTAGTGCGTCGTGCCCGTTATGACCTAAACGAAGCAGAAAAGCGCATTCATATATTGAAAGGTTATTTGGTAGCACTCGACCATCTCGATGAGGTCATTCAACTGATTCGAGCAGCCATGGACCCCGATACTGCCAAACAGCAGCTTATAGAGCGCTTTGCCTTGTCGGAAATACAAGCCAAAGCTATTTTGGACATGCGTCTGCAGCGCTTGACAGGCTTAGAGCGCAACAAAATCATAGAAGAGCACGACAGGGTAGCAGCCCAAATCAAAGAGCTGAAAGAAATCTTGGATAACAAATCCAAACGCATGGACATCATTAAGGAAGAGTTGCGTGAAATACAACAAAAATATGGCGATGAACGCCGTACGGATATTGTCCATGCCGCCGGAGATATCTCTATCGAAGATATGATTCCAGACGAAGCGATGGTCATTACCGTATCGCATCAAGGATACATAAAAAGAACACCGCTTGCAGAGTACAGGACACAGAGCCGGGGAGGAGTAGGTGCCAAAGGGGTTTCTACTAAAGATGATGATTTTACAGAACACCTTTTTATCGCTTCCAATCACAACTACCTGCTTATATTTACCGAGTTTGGTAAGGTATATTGGCTGAAGGTGTATCAAATACCGGAAGGTAGCAAAACATCTAAAGGTAGAGCCATTCAAAACTTGATACAAATAGAACCGGACGACAAGATAAGAACCATCCTGAATGTCCCCAGCTTGGATGATGAAGACTACATAAATAATCACTATGTGATTATGTGTACTGAGCAGGGCACAATCAAGAAAACTTCACTCGAAGCTTATTCTCGTCCACGCCAAACTGGAATCAATGCCATCAATATAGTGGACGGCGATCGCCTGTTGGATGTAGAAATTACAGATGGCGATGCTCATATCATCATAGCCACCCGTGAAGGACAGGCAATTCATTTTCATGAGTCGGATGTGCGCCCCATGGGAAGAACCGCTACCGGGGTGAGGGGGATAAGCCTTGCCGAAGGTGATGTCGTAGTAGGTATGGTTTGTGTGTCTAATGAAGAGGAAGATTTGTTGGTCGTTTCAGAAAAAGGCTATGGTAAACGCTCCAAAGTGAGCGACTACCGCATTACCCGCCGTGGTGGTAAGGGGGTGCGCACCATGAATATTACAGGAAAAACCGGTAAGTTGGTTGGTATTAAAGCCGTAAGTGATGAGGATGAAATTATGATTATCAATAAATCGGGTATCACTATCAGAATGCGAGTAAGTGATATACGTGTAATGGGACGTGCCACCCAAGGGGTGCGTCTTATTAAGTTGACAAAAAAAGACGATATATCCTCTATTGCAAAAGTCGATAAAGACAACGAAGAAGGGGATACACCCAAAAGCTTTTCACAAGAGAATACACTGCAGGATTCAGTAGAATAGTTTAAATAAAAAATCGAACAAAGATGAAAAAAAGTGCTTTATCTATCTTTCTTTTCCTTGTGAGCATCGTTGTTGTACATGCCCAAGGAGGTCTGGGTAATGCCATTATGGCTTACGAAGCTGGTAAACTGAACCAGGCAAAAGCAGCCATCGATGAGGCTATCAAAAACCCAAAAGCCTCGACGAAATCAAAGACCTGGTATTATTATGGCAAGATATACGCAGGCATTGCTTCTGACCCCACTGGCTTGTTCATTAACTTAGACAAAGACGCGACCTTCAAAGCTTATGAAGGCTTCAAGAAAGCCATGGAATTAGAGCCTGAGAAGAAGGGGTATTATAATGACGCTAAGGCAGAAATGGAGCAGCTGTATGCCATCGCATTGAACCGTGCAGTTGCTTTCTACCAAGAACAAGACCTTGATAATGCTTTGAAAAACCTTGAACTCTCTTTGAATATACAGCCCAAAGACACTACTGCACTTATCTATTCTGCAGCCATGGCTTATGAAGCTGACAAAAAAGATAAGTATGTAGCTTATACTAAGCGCTTTCTTGAATTAGACGATGTGTCTTATGGGCGTAAGGCTGAGCATTACTATAATCTGATTTTGGTTCTGTATAGTGAGCTTAAGAAGCCAGAAGAAGCTATCGCCATTATAGAAATGGGCTTGAAAGAAAATCCTAAGGATGCACGCTTATACGAACTGGCAGCTGCTATATACGATGAGCAAGGAGATGCAGAAAAGGCATTTGAATACTACAGAAAAGGTGCAGACCTGTTTCCTGATAACTTTGTACTCAATGCCAATACAGGTTTTGCCTATTACAACCAAGCTGTTTTGGTGGCAGAGGAAGTCGAAAATATGAGTAAAAGCTTAAAGAAAGAAGAGACGGAAGCAAAACTAAAGCAAATGGATGAATTGCTGAAAAAAGCACTGCCTTATTTGGAACGTGCCCACAAAGCCAATTCTGAAAACAAAGATGTTATCACGGTTTTGAGCAAAATTTACTACCGCCTGAAAATGGAAGACAAGGGCAAAGCGATGGATGCTAAATTGAAAGCATTGGGAGCGAATTGATAAAATAAAAGTTAACCCAAAGCATAGGGGGCTAAATGCCCCCTTATCTTTTATGATGTTTTGTTCTACACACGCTCCACGATGATAGAAGTAGCGCCTCCTCCTCCGTTACAAATCGCTATTTGTCCATATTTGGCATTCTTCTGTTGCAATACATTGAGTAGAGTAGTCATGATTCTGGCACCAGAGCAGCCCAGAGGGTGTCCGATAGATACAGCCCCTCCAAAGATATTCATCTTGTCTATAGGCACCTCCATGAGTTTACTGAAGGCAAGGGCTACTACTGCAAAAGCTTCGTTCACTTCAAAGTACTCAATATCGTCTTTTGATAAGCCAGCACGCTGAAGCGCTTTGTTGGCAGCAGCTACCGGAGCAGTAGTGAACCACTGAGGTTCTTGCGCAGCATCGGCGTAGGCAACTACCTTGGCTATGGGCTTTACCCCCAGTTCTTCTGCTTTTTCTTTACTCATAAGCACCAAGGCAGCGGCTCCGTCGTTGATGGTTGAGGCATTAGCTGCTGTCACTGTTCCGTCGGGTGTGAACGCCGGACGCAATGAAGGTATCTTCTCGAAGATTACTTTTTTATATTCTTCATCTTCTTCAACAACTACACTACCCTTATGACTTTTCACTTCTACAGGTACTATCTCATTTTTGAAATAACCCTTTTCGGTGGCTTCTGCTGCCAGCTTATAGGAGCGTATGGCGTACTCGTCTTGCTCTTCTCGGCTGATGCCATACTTCTTGGCAGTAGCATCACCATAGCAGCCCATGGCACCTTTATCATAGGCATCTTCTAATCCATCTTTAGCCAAGCCGTCGATGAGTTCGGCATGCCCATATTTGTATCCAAAGCGGGCTTTGGGTACGTAGTAAGGTATGTTGCTCATACTTTCCATGCCACCAGCTACCACAATATCAGCATTGCCGGTCATGATGCTTTGAGCTGCAAAAACAATGGCTTTAGCGCCGGAAGCACACACCTTGTTGATGGTAGTGCAAGGCGTTGCTTTGGAAAGCCCTGCATAAAGGGCAGCTTGGCGCGCGGGTGCTTGCCCTAAATTGGCACTCACCACATTTCCCATAAATACTTCTTCAACGGAATCGAAAGCAATACCTGCTTTCTCTACGGCACCTTTGATGGCTATTGCCCCTAATTCAGTGGCTGATAGGCTTGAAAGGGAACCTCCAAAACTACCTAAAGGAGTACGAACAGCTGAGACGATGTAAACTTCTTTACCCATAAGAATATTTTTTTGATTGGTACAAATATACACTACCATTCTATATTTTCGGCATCTTGTTGTTTGCCTTTTCTCCTTTGTATGCGATGCTTTTCATTGTTTTGAATGGATTGTAGTATCTGTTTAAAATTGCTTACTTGTGGATTAGAGGAAGTAGGGCGCTCACTCTGCTGAGGGATAGGGATGCTTTGCTTACGCAGTAGCAATTCTAAATTATAAGCGGCATCGGGTAGTGGATAGGCAATAAGAGCCTGTCGAAAATGTTCGATTG comes from Thermonema lapsum and encodes:
- a CDS encoding FixH family protein, which encodes MRISWGYKIALLLGGFIAFMSYLVFICVAQDDIHLVDKNYYKEELAYQARIDAITRTRALEQQPVVEYHKTAKKLYIKLPYSGIQEGKIKLYRPSDARLDKEVPIRQDQQEYELDMSGLLPGYWEVKMQWSMDGQSYYMEQKLHL
- a CDS encoding sulfite exporter TauE/SafE family protein, coding for MIKIGVVLLALGGAFHCVGMCSPLIAALHAGRSRSWQLLYHGGRIFAYLLLGLLLGSIGMGGALFLTQQQLSVLSGALLLVYVWIEWRGANKAGFRLANFFRELGQRYNKQGGGFFLGIANGLLPCGLVYGAAFLSMAEGDMVRAVSNMFIFGLITTILLLGAHRLWHWLLQRFKQLGSGVLLQRFMMVVLAVFLIVRGLGQGGWWSPAIQMNANAQPVVECK
- a CDS encoding calcium/sodium antiporter; amino-acid sequence: MEILRDVAIILFSFYFMSEIVDVLFIKSLDNIAARLKLSESVSGATLLAFGTSAPEIATALFALFLAEAHPATGVGTIVGSAIFQILVVIGFACIANRSKLSWKPILRDSAFYAFSVILLLVFVQDNKLTLLEGAILVGCYILYLTFLNLWMRYIDNESKAAENESYIKEEYAIEDVLPRRGLLRKTIDIVTAPLRLLIRIIPDPAKSSQWTYPVFILCLGFIALASYWMVMAAERLALQIGIPTEIIALTILAGGTSMPEIISSYIVAKQGRGDMAIANAIGSNIFDILMSLGLPVLIYTLMHGDISGIGSANITSSVILLFASLLLVLLAFVLTRFHATRLLGYTLIVIYVVYVWGAYAGWLEV
- a CDS encoding aspartate aminotransferase family protein — translated: MKHIANYRALFLQHLAQTSPAPLMLEIERAEGIYLYDTDGKKYIDLISGIAVSNVGHGHPAVVKAICEQAQKYLHTMVYGEYVQAPQVCFAQALTSTLPPALNTVYFTNSGAEAVEGAMKLAKRYTGRYEIIAVKNAYHGSTHGALSLQSSETYKRAFRPLLPFVKYINIESQSDLEKITQKTAAIIIEPVRAECGIQIPSKTWMQQLRKRCTETGTLLIFDEIQTGMGRTGTWWALEHYEVAPDILLSAKSLGGGLPLGAFIAPQEIMHTLSHDPILGHITTFGGHPLSCAAGLAAFHIIKEVLPEVEAKGQLIEDLLSNNPHIREIRRKGLMMAVDIGSWEKLQKTIQHALQSGIIVDWFLFNNQSIRIAPPLTITEEEIKEAGYLLNQAIYRAFK
- the pdxH gene encoding pyridoxamine 5'-phosphate oxidase, coding for MDKIASIRREYSSRALSEHEVHKDPVKQFLQWFEEALRSEVLEPNAMHASTIGLDGRPKGRVVLLKGVEDSRFIFFTNYMSNKGKELAKHPWIALTFFWAELERQVRIEGKVSKLSEAASDEYFHSRPRGSQIGAWVSMQSEEIPGRQFLEARMEEVSKQYEGADMIPRPPYWGGYAVEADYFEFWQGRPNRLHDRICYHLENGVWHIARLSP
- a CDS encoding DUF349 domain-containing protein, translating into MNYEEKSPKMEQAAQEAPQSQEDVLTNQTENQEVEEEMEEEVSHEEDELPEEDYSTYSKDELYEALRAAHPVNKLSKEEVEQYYRLLTKIEPFFKSIVQDEREQALEKFLADGGEADGFEYRPDEKTKRFFEIAKALRQRRQAIRQELQEALRNNLKRKQEILEALRHIVESIETEETIRHVKHLQAEWRKTGPVPKRFARDLWARYNALIDMFYNNLSIFHELKELDRKKNLEAKEEICAKIEALVELPVREAFRQLKVLQQEYRHVGPVPQEAKAAIWERYKKAVNAIYEKRRREDELFKQQLQENLAKKKALVEKLAPFAEFDSDRIKEWNAKTDEIKAIQQEWEAVGPVPQEEGKEVSKAFWSKFKQFFKRKGEFFQKLDAERQEHLLKKQDLFEQAKAIVEGATEETIEEAAKKLKKLQDEWRKIGSVPEKARKKIEEGFRKLMNEFFDKRRALHNKKEEVFVENLQKKEALIEQIKARTEEALAEVNPEEEIEQWIEAWVAIGHVPHKDISRIQNAFIKAMHELVLRFPGLDEERREELDLSITIRLAKHKAGGERKLHQKRNQIAQKIRSIREEIDTLRNNIEFFGDSPEAAKMREAYEERIAKAQEQLHVLEKKLELINSI
- the gyrA gene encoding DNA gyrase subunit A gives rise to the protein MNEQPNVIPINIEDEMRTAYIDYSMSVIVSRALPDVRDGLKPVHRRVLYGMAELGLYHNKPYKKSARIVGEVLGKYHPHGDASVYDTMVRMAQEWSLRYPLVDGQGNFGSIDGDSPAAMRYTEARLKRIAEELLADINKDTVDFQPNFDDSLQEPTVLPAKIPNLLMNGASGIAVGMATNMAPHNLTELVHGILAYIDNPDITIEELMQHIPAPDFPTGGIIYGYKGVKSAYKTGKGRVVIRGRAEVEETKNGKQQIVVTEIPYMVNKASMIEKTAELINEKVIEGISDLRDESDRQGLRIVYELKQGAIPQVVLNNLYKHTQLQSSFSINNVALVKGRPVVLNLKDLIYHFVEHRHEVVVRRARYDLNEAEKRIHILKGYLVALDHLDEVIQLIRAAMDPDTAKQQLIERFALSEIQAKAILDMRLQRLTGLERNKIIEEHDRVAAQIKELKEILDNKSKRMDIIKEELREIQQKYGDERRTDIVHAAGDISIEDMIPDEAMVITVSHQGYIKRTPLAEYRTQSRGGVGAKGVSTKDDDFTEHLFIASNHNYLLIFTEFGKVYWLKVYQIPEGSKTSKGRAIQNLIQIEPDDKIRTILNVPSLDDEDYINNHYVIMCTEQGTIKKTSLEAYSRPRQTGINAINIVDGDRLLDVEITDGDAHIIIATREGQAIHFHESDVRPMGRTATGVRGISLAEGDVVVGMVCVSNEEEDLLVVSEKGYGKRSKVSDYRITRRGGKGVRTMNITGKTGKLVGIKAVSDEDEIMIINKSGITIRMRVSDIRVMGRATQGVRLIKLTKKDDISSIAKVDKDNEEGDTPKSFSQENTLQDSVE